From the genome of Chroicocephalus ridibundus chromosome 1, bChrRid1.1, whole genome shotgun sequence, one region includes:
- the LOC134515702 gene encoding sodium-dependent proline transporter-like produces the protein MPCTGHLDTPGPPAPATPPEPTVNIFHTEGPPADPTSQPWPGPPLQPEILAPTLPRETWASKYEFLLSCLGYCVGLGNVWRFPYLCYRNGGGVFLIPYFIMLLVTGLPLFLMELSLGQYGAAGPITVWKCCPLLKGVGVAMLIVSSLVSLYYNVIMAWAFYYLGSSFQSPLPWSCDAPWNAEICKNASGTTGWVSASEVFWNEQVLGVTHSSGLEDPGPVQWPLALCLLAAWILVFLCMLKGIRSLGKVVYFTATFPYLVILILIIRGATLEGSLNGVRFYLSSDWSRLRSAQVWSDAASQIFYSLGIGFGGLISMASYNKFDNNVIRDTLVIAIGNCCTSFFAGFAIFSVLGHMAWRKQVPVGSVAASGPGLAFVAYPEALSLLPGSPFWSILFFLMLLTLGVDTLFGNIEGITTAILDEFPALRDWRRKTAFLAVLCISFYLLGLLLVTQGGIFWFTLIDTYSTGFGLIIVTLIMCLGIAFCYGINQFCQDIVDMICRCPPWCSHMLGYFKVCWAFFTPCLLLFTLIYTFLDMYGVPLRYGTYEYPAWGTSLGVCIGVLTCLQIPLWAAVALCRESGTLSDRFQKATQPLHSWRTATARDVAGDVIDVPFTITLTSSDFTAPPHPSSED, from the exons GTCAACATCTTCCATACGGAGGGTCCGCCCGCTGACCCCAccagccagccctggccaggaCCCCCGCTCCAGCCTGAGATCCTGGCCCCCACCCTACCCCGGGAGACCTGGGCCAGCAAGTATGAGTTCCTGCTGTCCTGCCTGGGCTACTGTGTGGGGTTGGGCAACGTCTGGCGCTTTCCCTACCTGTGTTACCGCAATGGAGGAG GCGTCTTCCTCATCCCCTACTTCATCATGCTGCTCGTCACGGGGCTGCCCCTCTTCCTGATGGAGCTGAGCCTGGGCCAGTACGGGGCTGCGGGGCCCATCACCGTCTGGAAGTGCTGCCCACTCCTGaaag GCGTTGGCGTTGCTATGCTGATCGTGTCCTCCCTGGTGTCCCTCTACTACAACGTCATCATGGCCTGGGCTTTCTACTACCTGGGCTCCTCCTTCCAGAGCCCTCTGCCCTGGTCCTGCGATGCCCCCTGGAACGCGGAAATCTGCAAG AATGCGTCGGGGACCACCGGCTGGGTCAGCGCCAGCGAGGTTTTCTGGAA CGAGCAGGTGCTGGGGGTGACGCACAGCTCCGGCCTCGAGGACCCTGGTCCTGTGCAGTGGCCGCTTGCCCTCTGCCTGCTGGCGGCCTGGATCCTCGTCTTCCTCTGCATGCTGAAGGGCATCCGCAGCTTGGGCAAG GTGGTGTACTTCACAGCCACCTTCCCCTACCTggtcatcctcatcctcatcatccGGGGGGCCACGCTGGAAGGCTCCCTCAACGGCGTCCGCTTCTACCTCTCCTCGGACTGGAGCAGGCTGCGGAGCGCCCAG GTGTGGAGCGACGCGGCCTCACAGATCTTCTACTCCCTGGGCATCGGGTTCGGGGGGCTGATCTCCATGGCCTCCTACAACAAGTTTGACAACAACGTCATccg GGACACCTTGGTCATCGCCATCGGGAACTGCTGCACCAGCTTCTTCGCCGGCTTCGCCATCTTCTCAGTGCTGGGACACATGGCCTGGAGGAAACAAGTCCCCGTGGGCAGCGTTGCTGCCTCAG GCCCCGGGCTGGCGTTCGTGGCGTACCCTGaagccctctccctgctgcccggCTCCCCGTTCTGGTCCATCCTCTTCTTCCTGATGCTCTTGACGCTGGGAGTGGACACTTTG TTTGGGAACATCGAGGGCATCACCACAGCCATCCTGGACGAGTTCCCAGCCCTGCGCGACTGGAGGAGGAAGACGGCGTTCCTGGCTGTGCTCTGCATCTCCTTCTACCTGCTGGGGCTCCTGCTGGTCACCCAG GGAGGCATCTTCTGGTTCACCCTCATTGACACCTACAGCACCGGCTTCGGGCTGATCATCGTCACCCTCATCATGTGCCTGGGCATCGCCTTCTGCTACG gcatAAACCAGTTCTGCCAGGACATCGTGGACATGATCTGCCGGTGTCCGCCCTGGTGCAGCCACATGCTGGGCTACTTCAAGGTGTGCTGGGCCTTCTtcaccccctgcctgctgctg TTCACGCTCATCTACACCTTCCTGGACATGTATGGCGTTCCCCTGCGCTACGGCACCTACGAGTACCCCGCCTGGGGCACGAGCCTGGGCGTCTGCATCGGCGTCCTCACCTGCCTGCAGATCCCGCTCTGGGCCGCCGTGGCCCTGTGCCGCGAGTCGGGGACGCTGAGTGAC cgCTTCCAGAAAGCCACCCAGCCCCTGCACTCCTGGAGGACGGCCACCGCCCGGGATGTGGCCGGAGACGTCATCGACGTGCCATTCACCATCACCCTGACCAGCAGCGACTTCACCGCGCCGCCCCACCCCAGCAGCGAAGATTGA